One segment of Stomatobaculum sp. F0698 DNA contains the following:
- the pgeF gene encoding peptidoglycan editing factor PgeF produces MADYQLPPWQFEPGHQMEVAETGELSYLYFPAFRAYPKLRHGFSTRQGGVSEGYLGTMNFSFDRGDDPEHVRENYRRIAAALGVSYDSLTVAKQTHTSNVKEITMAERGAGVRFPRPYDNVDGIMTNVPGITLVTYHADCLPVYLYDPAHQAIALLHAGWRGTVDNIVSAGLLKMQKAYGTRASDVIAGIGPGISAACYETSEAVRILFAETFTDRDMEGIFTDPHIGEDGARHWQLDLARANHILLQNAGVQEIFDGGVCTYRNAKRLFSHRAQGVKRGLNAAFLGLPEEGGTR; encoded by the coding sequence ATGGCAGACTATCAGCTTCCCCCCTGGCAGTTTGAGCCCGGGCATCAGATGGAGGTAGCCGAGACGGGTGAACTCAGTTATCTCTATTTTCCGGCGTTTCGCGCCTATCCGAAGCTTCGGCACGGCTTTTCGACACGGCAGGGCGGTGTCAGTGAGGGCTATCTCGGCACCATGAATTTTTCGTTTGACCGCGGCGACGACCCGGAGCATGTGCGAGAGAATTATCGCCGCATCGCCGCGGCGCTCGGCGTGAGCTATGACTCCCTGACCGTCGCAAAGCAGACGCACACAAGCAATGTTAAGGAAATTACCATGGCTGAGCGCGGCGCAGGCGTCCGTTTTCCGCGACCCTATGACAATGTCGACGGAATTATGACGAATGTGCCGGGCATCACGCTGGTAACTTACCACGCGGACTGTCTGCCGGTTTATCTCTACGATCCCGCCCATCAGGCGATTGCGCTGCTGCATGCGGGGTGGCGCGGCACGGTAGACAACATTGTGTCCGCCGGACTTTTGAAGATGCAGAAGGCCTACGGAACCAGAGCTTCGGATGTGATTGCGGGCATAGGTCCCGGTATCTCGGCGGCTTGCTACGAGACAAGCGAGGCGGTACGAATCCTGTTTGCCGAGACCTTCACGGATCGGGACATGGAAGGCATCTTTACAGACCCGCACATCGGCGAGGACGGCGCACGGCACTGGCAACTTGACCTTGCGCGCGCAAATCATATACTGCTGCAAAACGCGGGCGTACAGGAGATTTTTGACGGCGGTGTCTGTACCTATCGAAATGCGAAGCGTCTGTTTTCACACCGCGCCCAAGGGGTAAAGCGCGGCCTGAATGCGGCCTTTCTGGGGCTGCCGGAAGAAGGCGGTACTCGATGA